The Bacillus sp. Y1 genome includes the window GAATCAGAGGCTGAGAATACAACTGCCAAAAATGAATTAAAAATATTAGATACGAGTGTTATTATTGATGGACGTATTGCAGATATCTGCCAAACAGGATTTTTAGATGGAACCATTGTCATTCCACAATTTGTCCTTGAAGAATTGCAGCATATTGCTGATTCCTCTGATGTATTAAAGCGAAACCGTGGTAGAAGAGGTCTTGATATTTTAAATCGAATTCAAAAAGAACTAGCCATGAATGTAGAGATATATGAAGGCGACTTTGAGGATGTACAAGAGGTAGATTCAAAACTTGTTAAGCTTGCAAAGCTAACAAGCGGGGTAGTCGTAACCAATGACTTTAATCTGAATAAAGTGTGTGAACTTCAGAAGGTTGCTGTATTAAACATTAATGACTTAGCAAATGCCGTTAAGCCAGTTGTATTGCCTGGAGAGGAAATGAATGTCCAAGTTATAAAAGATGGCAAGGAGCATAACCAAGGTATTGCTTATCTCGATGATGGCACGATGATTGTTGTTGAAGATGGTAGAGATTATATTGGGAAGCAGCTTGATGTATTGGTAACAAGTGTACTGCAAACATCAGCTGGTCGAATGATTTTTGCTAAACCGAAATTACTAGAAAAAGCATTATAGAAATAGTTAGGGGATATCTTATGTCTTACCAAGTTATTATCCCTGCAGCAGGACAAGGGAAAAGAATGCGGGCAGGCAAAAATAAGGTGTTGCTTCAGCTAAAGGATATTCCTATATTAATTCATACACTCAAGGTATTTGAATTAGATGAGGCATGTCAGGGAATTATTTTAGCTATTTCAGCCGGAGATGAAGATCATTTTTCCAGCCTTTTAAAAAAGTATCGAATTAAAAAGGTTACTTCCCTTGTTGCTGGTGGGAACGAAAGACAGCATAGTGTTTATAATGGGTTGCAAGCAGCAAAGAAAGAGGGAATTGTTCTCGTTCATGATGCAGCTAGGCCATTTATTGAAAAAAGAGTAATCCATGAATTAGTAGCGGTAGCTGAAAAGGATGGAGCGGCTGTAGTAGCCGTCCCTGTTAAGGATACGATTAAGAAGGTAAATAATTTTGAAGTAGTTGAGACGATTGAGCGTTCAAGCTTGTGGGCCATTCAAACCCCACAAGCTTTTCGCGTGTCGTTGTTAGAAGAAGCTCATAACTTAGCGTTGGAACAGAAGTTTTTAGGGACGGATGAGGCAAGTTTAGTAGAACGATTACATATACCTGTAAAAATTGTTGAGGGTGACTACGATAATATTAAACTGACGACACCAGAAGATTTGTATTTTGCAGAGGCAATCATAAAGCAACGTGACTACCAAAAGAGGGGACTTTAATAACGATGTTTAGAATTGGACAAGGATTTGACGTTCATCAGCTCACAGAGGGTAGACCTCTAATTATAGGAGGAATAACGATTCCTTACGAAAAAGGATTGTTAGGGCATTCCGATGCAGATGTCCTTCTTCACACAGTGACAGATGCTGTCTTAGGAGCGATTGGTGAAGGAGATATTGGTAGACACTTTCCGGATACTGATCCAGAGTTTAAGGATGTCGATTCAGCAAAACTTCTTGAACATGTATGGTCATTAGTTGAGGATCGAGGATATGAGCTAGTGAATGCTGATTGCACTATTATTGCACAAAGACCGAAGATGGCACCATACATTGAACAAATGAAAAACCGAATTGCTGAATTACTGAAGGCTACACCAGAACAAGTAAATGTTAAAGCAACAACAACGGAAAAGCTTGGGTTTACTGGAAGAGAAGAAGGAATTGCTTCTCAAGCAGTTGTGCTCTTAAAAAAGAAAGAGCTCTAGGAATTGTCTTTTCACAATGATAAAATAAATGTCAAAAATAGATTGAACTCTTTAGGAGGAAAAATAGAATGTCTAACACTGTACGTGTTCGTTATGCACCAAGTCCAACGGGGCATTTACATATTGGAAACGCTCGTACTGCACTATTTAACTACTTGTTTGCGCGTCATCAAGGTGGAAAGTTTATTATCCGAATTGAAGACACCGATAAGAAGCGTAATATTGCTGGCGGGGAAGAAAGTCAGCTTAAATACTTAAAATGGTTAGGAATAGATTGGGATGAGAGCGTTGATGTCGGTGGATCATATGGTCCATACAGACAATCAGAACGTAACGACTTATATGAAGTGTACTTTAAGCAACTTCTAGAAGAGGGCAAAGCTTATAAATGCTATTGTACAGAGGAAGAACTAGAAGCAGAACGTAATGAGCAAGCGGAGAAGGGTGAGATGGGTGGCTATTCAGGGAAATGCCGTCATCTAACGAGTGAGCAGCGCGAAGCTCTAGAAAAAGAAGGACGACAACCAAGCGTACGCTTTTTGGTTCCAAGTGGGAAGGTTTTCAGTTTTAACGACATGGTCAAAGGTGATGTATCTTTTGAGGCAGATGGAATCGGTGGAGATTTTGTCATTGTAAAAAAAGATGGAACACCGACTTATAATTTTGCTGTTGCTGTTGATGATCACTTGATGGAAATTACACATGTGTTACGTGGAGATGACCATATTTCTAATACACCAAAGCAAATGATGATTTACGAAGCATTAGGTTGGGAAACACCAGTGTTTGGACATATGACATTGATCGTAAACGAAAGCCGAAAGAAGCTGAGCAAACGTGATGAGTCTATTATTCAGTTCATTGAACAGTATGAGGAATTAGGATATCTTCCTGAAGCATTATTTAATTTTATTACCTTACTCGGCTGGTCACCATCTGGAGAAGAAGAGATTTTCTCTAAGGAAGAACTGATTTCCATTTTTGAAGCGAATAGACTTTCGAAATCTCCAGCTCTATTTGATAAGCAAAAGCTTACATGGATGAATAACCAGTACATGAAAAAGCAAGATGTTGACGTTGTGTATGGGCTTGCTCTACCGCATCTTCAAAAGGCGGGTCTTGTTAGTGAGGCAATGACTCCAGAGGAAATAGAATGGACGAAAAATCTCGTAGCGCTTTATCAAGATCAGTTAAGCTATGGGGCCGAAATTGTCGAGCTATCTGAGTTATTCTTCAAGGAGGAACTAGAGCTAGAGGAAGAAGCAAAGGCGGTTCTTCAGGAGGAGGGCGTGAAGGAAGTATTATCTACTTTTGCGAGTGAGATTGAAAAGCTTTCAAGCCTACAATCAGAGGATGTTCAAGCAACTTTGAAGATCGTTCAAAAAGCAACAGGACAAAAGGGTAAGAAGCTCTTTATGCCAGTTCGTGTTGCTGCTACTGGTCAAACACACGGCCCAGATCTACCTAAAGCAATTGCTTTAATTGGTAAAGAAAAAATATTACAACGAATTGTGAGCATTATTGGTTAACAGATTGGAAAAAATGTAATATAGTAAAGATAATTATATAATTTAGAAAATGTTGAAGAGGAAAAGTAAAAAAGCAATGCTTTCTAGAGAGAACCATCATCGGCTGAAAGTGGTTTAAGCCCCTTGTTTTTTGAAGTGCCCCTCTGAGTCCTGATTCGAAATGGGTCATTCCCCTAGTAGAATGAGGCGGATTTCTTCCGTTACAAGAGTTGAGTTGAAGTAACAATTAGGTTACTTAAACAGAGTGGAACCGCGCATACAAGCGTCTCTGTCATTTTTGACAGGGGCGTTTTTTATTTTTACAAAAAATGCAGCATTTACGTTTAGGGGGAACGATAATGTTTAAAATGCTAAAGGAAGATGTTGAAGTAGTTTTTGAACAAGATCCAGCGGCAAGGACGTATTTGGAGGTTATCTTAACATATTCAGGTTTGCATTCCATCTGGGCTCATCGAATGGCACATGCTCTATACAAGAGGAAATTTTATTTTATGGCAAGGGTCATATCGCAGGTAAGCCGCTTCTTCACAGGGATAGAAATTCACCCAGGTGCAACCATCGGAAGGCGGTTTTTTATCGATCATGGCATGGGGGTTGTCATCGGTGAAACATGTGAAATTGGTGACAATGTGACTGTGTTTCAGGGAGTTACACTAGGGGGAACGGGAAAAGAGAAAGGAAAGCGACATCCAACTATTAAGGATAATGCTCTTATTGCAACGGGTGCAAAAGTATTAGGATCAATCACGGTTGGTGAAAATTCTAAGATAGGAGCAGGTTCTGTCGTACTAAAGGATGTCCCTCCAAATTCGACAGTAGTTGGGATTCCTGGGAAAGTGGTAATAAGGGATGGAAAGAAAGTAGAGAAAGATTTAAATCACTGTGATCTACCAGATCCAACTGGCGACCGTTTCAAAGCATTAGAAGCCGATATTTACAATTTAAGAAAACAACTAGAACAGGTAGAGAAGGAAAGGAGCTACGAGCATGAGCATTCAAATATATAATACACTGACTCGTTCAAAAGAGCCGTTCATCCCTCTAGAAGAGGGTAAAGTAAAGATGTATGTTTGCGGTCCTACAGTTTATAACTATATCCATATAGGAAATGCAAGACCACCCATTGTGTTTGATACAGTAAGAAGATATTTAGAGTACAGAGGATATGAGGTTCAATATATCTCCAATTTCACTGATGTGGATGATAAGCTTATTCGTGTCGCAAATGAGCTTGGAGAAGATGTCCCAACGATTGCTGATCGTTTTATAAAAGCATACTTTGAAGATGTAACAGCACTCGGATGCAAAAAAGCAGATGTTCATCCTCGAGTAACAGAAAGTATGGATATTATTTTAGACTTTATTTCTACATTGATTGAAAAGGGATATGCCTATGAGTCCGAGGGCGATGTATACTATCACACTCGTAAATTCAAGGAGTATGGAAAATTGTCTCACCAATCGATTGATGAACTGAGACTAGGTACGAGAATTGCCATCGGTGAGAAGAAACAAGATTCTTTAGACTTTGTACTTTGGAAGGCAGCAAAGCCGGGTGAAATTTTCTGGGAAAGCCCATGGGGGAAAGGAAGACCAGGCTGGCATATTGAGTGCTCTGCAATGGCGAAGAAGTATTTAGGTGATACGATTGACATTCATGCAGGCGGACAGGATCTGGCTTTCCCGCATCATGAAAATGAAATTGCGCAATCAGAAGCGTTAACAAACAAAACATTTGCGCGCTATTGGATGCATAACGGGTACATTAATATTGATAATGAAAAAATGTCAAAATCACTAGGAAACTTTGTTCTTGTACACGATATTATCAAAAAACATGATCCGCAAGTACTAAGATTCTTTATGTTAGCAGTACATTATCGCAATCCCATCAACTATACAGATGAGTTGTTAGAAAATACAAAGGCAGGACTTGATCGATTAATAACTTCTTACCAAAACTTAAAACATCGACGTGAGGCTAGTGCCAATTTAACGGACAATGATCAAGAATGGTTGACAAAGGTTACTACCTTACATGATGAGTTTGTACGTGATATGGATGATGATTTTAATACAGCTAATGGAATCTCTAAGTTATTCGACTTATCAAAGTTGGCTAACATGTATCTTATTGAAAAAAATACATCTATCACTGTGATCGACGCATTTATGAGTGAGTTTGAAGTGTTATTTGGAATCTTAGGTTTAACTCTTGAAGCAGATCAACTGCTTGACGAAGAAATAGAAGCATTAATCGAACAACGAATCCAGGCTAGAAAAGATCGAAATTTCCAGTTATCTGACCAAATTCGTGATCAGTTAAAAGATATGAATATTATTTTAGAAGATACGCCTCAAGGCACAAGATGGAAAAGAGGCTAAAATATGCTTCACTTTGAAAATACGATAGATGCAAAACAATTGAATAGTCTCGCGCTAGCATATATAGGGGACTCCATTTTTGAAGTATATGTTCGGAGATACCTGCTTCAATCTGGGAAGGTACGACCGAATCAGCTTCATAAGGAGTCGACGAAATATGTATCAGCAAAAGCTCAATGTCAATTCATCCATCACTTTCTGGATTCGAAGCTCTTAAGTGAGGAAGAAGAGGCTGTTGTTAGAAGGGGCCGAAATGCAAAATCTGGAACAGTGCCAAAGAACACAGATGTACAGACATATCGCTATGGGACAGCGTTCGAAGCATTAATCGGATATCTATATTTAATGAACAGAGAGGAGCGACTTGATGAATTGATCGAAGTTGCCCTCTCTCAAGTTGGAGAATGAAAGGAGGAACAATAATATGAGCCAAGACTTTATTATTGGGAAAAATCCAGTTATAGAAGCACTAAAGTCAGAACGCGATGTGAATAAAATATTTATCGCAGAAGGTTCCCAAACGGGTCAAATGCAACAGGTCATTGGGCTAGCAAAAGCACAAAATGTCATCGTTCAATTTGTTCCTAAAAAGAAAATCGACCAGATGGTAGAAGGAAATCACCAAGGGGTTGTAGCGGCAGTAGCTGCCTATCAATATGCGGAGCTAGATGACTTGTTTAAGGCGGCAGAAGCAAAAGGTGAAACACCATTTTTCCTTTTGTTAGATGAAATTGAGGATCCGCATAATCTAGGATCCATTATGAGAACAGCTGATTCCACTGGTGCACACGGAATTATCATTCCGAAACGACGAGCAGTTGGGTTAACAGCAACTGTTGCAAAAGCATCAACGGGTGCCATTGAATATGTTCCTGTTGTCCGCGTGACGAATATGGCACAAACCATTGATGAGCTAAAGGAACGAGGTTTATGGATTGCAGGGACAGATGCAAAGGGCAAACAGGACTTTCGTTCGCTTGATGGGACAATGCCTTTAGGTCTTGTGATTGGTAGTGAAGGAAAAGGAATGGGAAGACTCATCCGTGATAAATGTGACTTTTTGGTTAGCCTGCCAATGAAAGGACATGTCACCTCTTTAAATGCTTCGGTAGCGGCTGCCCTTTTAATGTATGAGGTGTATCGAAAACGATATCCACTAGAGGGATAAAATGGACATTCTGTTAGTGGATGGATACAATATCATCGGAGCTTGGCCAGAGCTTCGAGAGCTAAAAAATAAGGATTTAGCATCAGCTCGGGACCGTTTAGTTGAGAGGATGGCCGAGTATCAAGCTTACTCAGGCTATCGTGTCATCGTTGTATTCGATGCCCATTTTGTAAAAGGAACAGAGAAAAAGTATAAGAATTATAAAGTCGAAGTTATATTCACAAGAAATAATGAAACAGCGGATGAACGCATTGAAAAACTTGCGATCTCTTTAAATAATAGAAAAACTCAGATTCATGTGGCAACCTCTGATTTTACGGAACAATGGGCCATATTTGGACAAGGTGCACTAAGAAAATCAGCACGAGAGTTATTAATAGAGATGGACTCGGTTGAAAAGAAGATAGAAAAGAAGGTACAAAAAATTCAGGAAAATAGCCCTACTTCAAAAATTCCATTAAGCAATGAAGTGGCAGAAATTTTTGAAAAATGGCGAAGAGGAAAGCGATGAGCGGTTGACGCTTTAAAAAAGGCTACTGTATAATATTTCTATCTATGCTTGTTCGGTCGGGGGGATCCGAAGTGAATGCTGACTACAAGACAACAAAAATCAACGAAAATTATTTGCATTTCATACAGCTTGAGGATGAGGAAATAGTTGATTTAGTGCACAAAGGTGATAGTGAAGCATTAGATTACTTGATTCATAAGTATCGAAATTTCGTTAGAGCTAAAGCTAGATCCTATTTCTTAATCGGTGCTGACAAAGAAGACATTGTTCAAGAAGGAATGATCGGTCTTTACAAAGCGATCCGAGATTTCCGAGAAGACAAGCTCACCTCTTTTAAAGCGTTTGCAGAACTGTGTATCACGAGACAAATTATTACCGCTATTAAAACGGCAACGAGACAAAAGCATATTCCACTGAATTCTTATGTGTCGTTGGACAAGCCGATCTATGATGAAGAATCCGATCGAACGTTAATGGATGTTATTTCTGGAGCTAAAGTGTTAGATCCGGAGGAACTTATTATCAATCAAGAGGAATTTGATCATATTGAGGTTAAAATGGCTGAGCTTCTTAGTGATTTAGAGCGGAAGGTACTAGCTCTTTACCTAGATGGTCAGTCTTACCAGGAAATATCAGAGGAGCTCAACCGTCATGTGAAATCCATTGACAATGCGCTCCAACGTGTGAAAAGGAAGCTTGAGAAATATCTTGAGGTAAGGGAGCTCACCCTGTAATATGACAGGTATATGGTAATAGAGCTCTGTTGACATTGATAAGTGTCCATGATACAGTTTTATGGACAAAATAGTAAGTTAGAGGTGGCATTTTTGACAAAAAAGGTAGTTTTGGCCTGTGTAACTTGCGGTTCGAGAAACTATTCAACGATGAGCAATAAAGAGTCGGAACGGTTAGAGCTGAAGAAGTTTTGTAGAACATGCAGTGCTCATACCATCCACCGTCAAACAAAGTAGTAGGCACCACCTATAGATAGAGTAAGACAAGGAAGTTGGGGGTATACACATGCAGCGCGTAGTCAATTTTTTTAAAGATGTCAGCCGCGAAATGCGCAAAGTTAGTTGGCCAAAGCGTAAGGAACTGACAAACTACACAGTTACGGTATTAGCTACAGTTATATTTTTTGCTCTTTTCTTTGCTGTAATAGATTTAGGGATTTCAGAATTAATTCGTTTAATTCCTTGAATAACACCCGTAACATAATGGTATAATGGTAACAAACATAGGAAACTTTTAGCAAAGCCCGGCAACGGGTTTTTTCATTTGTAAAAAAAATAAAGGCTAACAATGCTTTCTAGTTTAATAAAATGGATATTTTCATATAGGGAGGGAAGGACAATTCGTCCTCGACAATGGAAAAGAATTGGTATGTAGTTCATACTTACTCGGGCTATGAGAACAAGGTAAAAGCAAACCTTGAAAAACGTGTAGAGTCTATGGCGATGCAAGACAAAATCTTTCGCGTGGTAGTGCCTGAAGAAGAAGAAACAGATATTAAGAATGGTAAAAAGAAAGTAGTTAAAAGAAAGGTGTTTCCAGGTTACGTATTAGTTGAAATCGTGATGACAGATGACTCTTGGTATGTTGTTCGAAACACTCCTGGAGTAACTGGTTTCGTAGGTTCAGCTGGATCTGGTTCTAAGCCGACTCCTTTACTACCGGAAGAAGTGAATTTCATCCTTAAACGTATGGGACTAGAGCAGAAGCGTGTGGATGTAAACTTTGAACTTGGAGAAATGGTACAAGTCAAGGAGGGTCCATTTGCAAACTTTACTGGATCTATTGAAGAAATAGATAAAGACAAGTCTAAAGTCAAGGTTCTTGTAAATATGTTTGGTCGAGATACCCCTGTAGAACTTGAATTTACACAGATTGAAAAAATATAACCTGAAAAAACTTGAAATAGGTTTCGAAAAGTGGTAATATTTCAAAGGTCAGTATGTCTCAAACTTTGAGACCGGACAAAAGGAAACAGTTCTTTATTTTAAATAAAGACTATTATATGAGTGGGAGGGGAAAATCCCCTATTACCACATCACGGACTTAAGGAGGTGTGTCTCGTGGCTAAAAAAGTAATTAAGATTGTTAAGTTACAAATCCCTGCAGCTAAAGCTAATCCAGCACCACCAGTTGGTCCTGCACTAGGTCAAGCCGGTGTTAACATCATGGGATTCTGTAAAGAGTTCAACGCTCGTACAGCTGAACAAGCTGGCTTAATCATTCCTGTTGAGATTACGGTTTTTGAAGACCGTTCATTTACATTTATTACAAAAACTCCTCCTGCTGCAGTTCTTCTTAAGAAGGCGGCTGGCATCGAGTCTGGTTCTGGTGTACCGAACCGTAATAAAGTAGCAACAGTCAAGCGTGACAAGGTGCGCGAGATTGCTGAAACAAAAATGCCTGATCTAAATGCGGCTAGCGTTGAAGCAGCTATGCGTATGGTTGAAGGTACTGCACGCAGCATGGGTATTGTTATCGAAGACTAATTCATGCTCGAATGTTTTTTGAGTTAAGGGGTTGCGGTGTTGAATTTGGTTTCACGCGCAACCTTTCTTATGTCTAGCGAATGTGTGTTTATGCACAGCGCTGTTATTCGTGGGAGGTTAGTTAAGAACTTTTCCGCTAAAACCACAATCTAGGAGGAAATAAAAATGGCTAAAAAAGGTAAGAAGTTTTTAGAAGCTTCAAAGCTTGTTGACCGTACAAAAGCATATCCGGTTGAAGAAGCTATTGAACTTGCTAAAAAGACAAACTTTGCAAAGTTTGATGCATCTGTAGAAGTTGCTTTCCGTCTTGGAGTAGATCCAAAGAAAGCTGACCAACAAATCCGTGGAGCAGTTGTGCTTCCAAACGGAACTGGTAAAACACAACGTGTACTTGTATTTGCTAAAGGTGAAAAGGCGAAAGAAGCAGAAGCAGCTGGCGCTGATTATGTAGGAGATGCAGACTACATCAACAAGATCAACCAAGGTTGGTTTGAATTTGACGTAATCGTTGCTACACCTGACATGATGGGTGAAGTTGGTAAGCTTGGTCGTGTATTAGGACCTAAAGGCTTAATGCCAAACCCTAAGACTGGTACAGTTACATTTGATGTAACAAAAGCAGTTAACGAAATCAAAGCTGGTAAAGTTGAATACCGTGTTGATAAAGCTGGAAACATCCACGTACCA containing:
- a CDS encoding PIN/TRAM domain-containing protein — protein: MLKRIVQACFLITGGTLGIFLISDLLTLISLDDIPLINNHYVTAILGAIIFYLITFWAVDYVVNFVKWVEESLVKVPITDIIFGSVGLVFGLIIAFLVGYALTGIEVPILNTVAPVLLTLLFGYLGFQVGFKKRDELLSLFTKSKKKSSDEESEAENTTAKNELKILDTSVIIDGRIADICQTGFLDGTIVIPQFVLEELQHIADSSDVLKRNRGRRGLDILNRIQKELAMNVEIYEGDFEDVQEVDSKLVKLAKLTSGVVVTNDFNLNKVCELQKVAVLNINDLANAVKPVVLPGEEMNVQVIKDGKEHNQGIAYLDDGTMIVVEDGRDYIGKQLDVLVTSVLQTSAGRMIFAKPKLLEKAL
- the ispD gene encoding 2-C-methyl-D-erythritol 4-phosphate cytidylyltransferase, which translates into the protein MSYQVIIPAAGQGKRMRAGKNKVLLQLKDIPILIHTLKVFELDEACQGIILAISAGDEDHFSSLLKKYRIKKVTSLVAGGNERQHSVYNGLQAAKKEGIVLVHDAARPFIEKRVIHELVAVAEKDGAAVVAVPVKDTIKKVNNFEVVETIERSSLWAIQTPQAFRVSLLEEAHNLALEQKFLGTDEASLVERLHIPVKIVEGDYDNIKLTTPEDLYFAEAIIKQRDYQKRGL
- the ispF gene encoding 2-C-methyl-D-erythritol 2,4-cyclodiphosphate synthase, which translates into the protein MFRIGQGFDVHQLTEGRPLIIGGITIPYEKGLLGHSDADVLLHTVTDAVLGAIGEGDIGRHFPDTDPEFKDVDSAKLLEHVWSLVEDRGYELVNADCTIIAQRPKMAPYIEQMKNRIAELLKATPEQVNVKATTTEKLGFTGREEGIASQAVVLLKKKEL
- the gltX gene encoding glutamate--tRNA ligase, with translation MSNTVRVRYAPSPTGHLHIGNARTALFNYLFARHQGGKFIIRIEDTDKKRNIAGGEESQLKYLKWLGIDWDESVDVGGSYGPYRQSERNDLYEVYFKQLLEEGKAYKCYCTEEELEAERNEQAEKGEMGGYSGKCRHLTSEQREALEKEGRQPSVRFLVPSGKVFSFNDMVKGDVSFEADGIGGDFVIVKKDGTPTYNFAVAVDDHLMEITHVLRGDDHISNTPKQMMIYEALGWETPVFGHMTLIVNESRKKLSKRDESIIQFIEQYEELGYLPEALFNFITLLGWSPSGEEEIFSKEELISIFEANRLSKSPALFDKQKLTWMNNQYMKKQDVDVVYGLALPHLQKAGLVSEAMTPEEIEWTKNLVALYQDQLSYGAEIVELSELFFKEELELEEEAKAVLQEEGVKEVLSTFASEIEKLSSLQSEDVQATLKIVQKATGQKGKKLFMPVRVAATGQTHGPDLPKAIALIGKEKILQRIVSIIG
- the cysE gene encoding serine O-acetyltransferase yields the protein MMFKMLKEDVEVVFEQDPAARTYLEVILTYSGLHSIWAHRMAHALYKRKFYFMARVISQVSRFFTGIEIHPGATIGRRFFIDHGMGVVIGETCEIGDNVTVFQGVTLGGTGKEKGKRHPTIKDNALIATGAKVLGSITVGENSKIGAGSVVLKDVPPNSTVVGIPGKVVIRDGKKVEKDLNHCDLPDPTGDRFKALEADIYNLRKQLEQVEKERSYEHEHSNI
- the cysS gene encoding cysteine--tRNA ligase; amino-acid sequence: MSIQIYNTLTRSKEPFIPLEEGKVKMYVCGPTVYNYIHIGNARPPIVFDTVRRYLEYRGYEVQYISNFTDVDDKLIRVANELGEDVPTIADRFIKAYFEDVTALGCKKADVHPRVTESMDIILDFISTLIEKGYAYESEGDVYYHTRKFKEYGKLSHQSIDELRLGTRIAIGEKKQDSLDFVLWKAAKPGEIFWESPWGKGRPGWHIECSAMAKKYLGDTIDIHAGGQDLAFPHHENEIAQSEALTNKTFARYWMHNGYINIDNEKMSKSLGNFVLVHDIIKKHDPQVLRFFMLAVHYRNPINYTDELLENTKAGLDRLITSYQNLKHRREASANLTDNDQEWLTKVTTLHDEFVRDMDDDFNTANGISKLFDLSKLANMYLIEKNTSITVIDAFMSEFEVLFGILGLTLEADQLLDEEIEALIEQRIQARKDRNFQLSDQIRDQLKDMNIILEDTPQGTRWKRG
- a CDS encoding Mini-ribonuclease 3, producing the protein MLHFENTIDAKQLNSLALAYIGDSIFEVYVRRYLLQSGKVRPNQLHKESTKYVSAKAQCQFIHHFLDSKLLSEEEEAVVRRGRNAKSGTVPKNTDVQTYRYGTAFEALIGYLYLMNREERLDELIEVALSQVGE
- the rlmB gene encoding 23S rRNA (guanosine(2251)-2'-O)-methyltransferase RlmB, coding for MSQDFIIGKNPVIEALKSERDVNKIFIAEGSQTGQMQQVIGLAKAQNVIVQFVPKKKIDQMVEGNHQGVVAAVAAYQYAELDDLFKAAEAKGETPFFLLLDEIEDPHNLGSIMRTADSTGAHGIIIPKRRAVGLTATVAKASTGAIEYVPVVRVTNMAQTIDELKERGLWIAGTDAKGKQDFRSLDGTMPLGLVIGSEGKGMGRLIRDKCDFLVSLPMKGHVTSLNASVAAALLMYEVYRKRYPLEG
- a CDS encoding NYN domain-containing protein, whose amino-acid sequence is MDILLVDGYNIIGAWPELRELKNKDLASARDRLVERMAEYQAYSGYRVIVVFDAHFVKGTEKKYKNYKVEVIFTRNNETADERIEKLAISLNNRKTQIHVATSDFTEQWAIFGQGALRKSARELLIEMDSVEKKIEKKVQKIQENSPTSKIPLSNEVAEIFEKWRRGKR
- the sigH gene encoding RNA polymerase sporulation sigma factor SigH, encoding MLVRSGGSEVNADYKTTKINENYLHFIQLEDEEIVDLVHKGDSEALDYLIHKYRNFVRAKARSYFLIGADKEDIVQEGMIGLYKAIRDFREDKLTSFKAFAELCITRQIITAIKTATRQKHIPLNSYVSLDKPIYDEESDRTLMDVISGAKVLDPEELIINQEEFDHIEVKMAELLSDLERKVLALYLDGQSYQEISEELNRHVKSIDNALQRVKRKLEKYLEVRELTL
- the rpmG gene encoding 50S ribosomal protein L33, producing MTKKVVLACVTCGSRNYSTMSNKESERLELKKFCRTCSAHTIHRQTK
- the secE gene encoding preprotein translocase subunit SecE, producing MQRVVNFFKDVSREMRKVSWPKRKELTNYTVTVLATVIFFALFFAVIDLGISELIRLIP
- the nusG gene encoding transcription termination/antitermination protein NusG; this translates as MEKNWYVVHTYSGYENKVKANLEKRVESMAMQDKIFRVVVPEEEETDIKNGKKKVVKRKVFPGYVLVEIVMTDDSWYVVRNTPGVTGFVGSAGSGSKPTPLLPEEVNFILKRMGLEQKRVDVNFELGEMVQVKEGPFANFTGSIEEIDKDKSKVKVLVNMFGRDTPVELEFTQIEKI
- the rplK gene encoding 50S ribosomal protein L11; the encoded protein is MAKKVIKIVKLQIPAAKANPAPPVGPALGQAGVNIMGFCKEFNARTAEQAGLIIPVEITVFEDRSFTFITKTPPAAVLLKKAAGIESGSGVPNRNKVATVKRDKVREIAETKMPDLNAASVEAAMRMVEGTARSMGIVIED
- the rplA gene encoding 50S ribosomal protein L1 translates to MAKKGKKFLEASKLVDRTKAYPVEEAIELAKKTNFAKFDASVEVAFRLGVDPKKADQQIRGAVVLPNGTGKTQRVLVFAKGEKAKEAEAAGADYVGDADYINKINQGWFEFDVIVATPDMMGEVGKLGRVLGPKGLMPNPKTGTVTFDVTKAVNEIKAGKVEYRVDKAGNIHVPIGKTSFENEKLVENFTTIFETMLKVKPSAAKGTYMKNVTVTSTMGPGVKVDPSTVNAK